The DNA segment AATGATAAAACGAATTCTGGGGATTCTTATCCCCTTAATGATATGTGCAACACTGGTTGGCCAAGATTATGTCATGTTCCAAACTTCAACTCTTAAATTGAGGGCTGGACAAAATGCATCACTTCAAGCTGGCGTTAAAAAGCACAATGATAAATATCATAATGGCAAAGATAGCCCCAAAGCATATCTATGGTATATTAATACAGGTCCAAATTCTGGTAATTATAGCTGGGCCGTAGGACCAACAAAGTTCTCAGATATGGATCAGTCTCTACCAAATGATCATGTTAAAGATTGGGAAAAAAATGTAAGCCCATATGCTGATGAGATTGATGTGATTTATATAGTTAGAGATGAAGAATTAACCTATAACCCTAAGAATGAAACCGTTGGTGAAAATATTCTTGCCAAACGGTATACCGTAAAACAAGGGTCAGGCCATTTAGCTGCGGTTGAAGAGGCTTTTGGGTCAATCACTAAAGTCTTAAGAAAAACAGATGCAAAGATTGCTAGACGTATTTATAGGAATAAATTTCGAAATAATGGGCAATTTGATTTTCAGCTTGTTTATCCATTTAAGAGTTGGACAAGATTTGAAGGGTCAGGAGCATTAGGATTACCAAAGGAATTTAGAGCTGATTATGAGAAGTCCTATGGGAAGGGTAGTTTTGAAAAGAAAGTAATTAAAGTTCTTGCAGATCATACGTTCAATAGAACGCAAGAAGTATTAACAATGGTGAAATAAACCGAAATAAATCCGAGAAAACAGCCCCGATTTATCTATCGTAGTGAAACGTAGATAGACGGGGCTTTTTTCTTGCACCTTAATTATAAAGTGATATATATTTGATATCATAAAGATATCATATGGATAACGAAAATCATGCCAGATCTTTTAATCAGGAACATTACTCAGGAGATGCAGCGCCAACTCAAGGCGCGGGCAGAATCCAACCACCGCAGTATGATGAAGGAAGTTCATTTCATCCTGGAAGAATCCTTAATCGGAAAGTCGGCACGCCGTGAAATGCCTGAGCCCTACGAAGGGTCATTCGGTCTTACAGATGATTGGATCGCAGCAGCGAAAAGGTCTGACCGTGTATGATTGTTGTGGATTTCCAAATGATCGCCTATCTCTACATACTGGGAGATGGGACGTCCTTAGCGCAATCTGTCTATCGCAAGAACCCGAACTGGAGTGTGCCGTCCCTATGGCGGCATGAATTCCTTCAAATACTTTCCACTTTCGTCAAAGAAGGTGGAATGCCCCTTCCACATGCCGGGCGAATTTGGGATCAAGCGATAGGCAGATTTGTGCATTCTGAACAAACTATCCATTATAAACGGGCTCTCGTCTTGGCCAATGAATTCAATATTAACACGTACGACGCCCAAGCACTTGAATTGTCCCAAAGATTGGATATAACTTTTGTTTCTCAGAATAAGAGACTGAAAAAGGCCATGCCCCAAATAGTAACAAACCCCGAAACATATATTAAATAATGAATAATTCATCTGAAGCACTCCGTCCCCTATTTCAACTCGATCCTGAAATCACATTTTTGAATCATGGATCTTATGGCGCATGTCCAAAACCGGTATTTGAAACATATCAATCTTATCAAAAATCTTTAGAATCTCGCCCTATCCAGTTTATGCAGGAGACAGTGTACGATCTTTTAGAAAAATCTCGAAAGGCGCTTGGGCAGTATATCCATTGTGATCCAGATGATGTGGTTTTTGTATCTAACCCTACCCATGCGGTGGGAAATATAATTAATAATGTATCTCTAAATCCTGGAGATGAGGTGCTTACCACAAATTTGGAATATGGTTCTTGCGACCGAATGTGGACCTATGATGCGAATAAAAAAGGGTATAAATATATTCAAGCAGAAATAAAGCTTTATGTGGTGGACACTGCATCATTCCTTCAGGAATTCTGGTCCTTCGCGTCAGAAAAAACAAAATATATATTTATTAGTCAAATCACCAGCAGTACAGGAATGATACTCCCAATTCCTGAAATTGTGGCCGAGGCCAAAAAAAGAAATATTCAAACTATTATTGATGGTGCTCATGTGCCAGCCCACATACCACTAGATATTACCGATCTTGACCCGGATTATTATACAGGTGCATTGCATAAATGGCTCTGTTGTCCTAAAGGTGTCTCCTTTTTATATGTGAAACGGGAAAGACAAAGTGGGATTGAACCTATGGTTAAAAGTTGGGGGTGGGGAGAGGAATTGGATGCGTTTAAATCATCTACACAGCTTCATAGCGATAGTCGTTTTGTGAATGTATTCCAATGGCAAGGTACGCAGGATATGAGTGCATTCTTAACCGTTCCAGAAGCGATTCAATTTCAAGATGACCATGATTGGGATTCAGTTCGAATTCGATGCAAAGCTATGATTCAGGACTTCCGAAATCAAATTACAGCGATGACTGCTTTACCCAAACTTTGTCCTGATAATTGGTTGGGGCAAATGGCGACAATTCTTTTTCCTATGGATGATGTTGCCAAATTTAAACAGATGTTATATAATGATTATAAAATTGA comes from the Candidatus Neomarinimicrobiota bacterium genome and includes:
- a CDS encoding Arc family DNA-binding protein, with the translated sequence MQRQLKARAESNHRSMMKEVHFILEESLIGKSARREMPEPYEGSFGLTDDWIAAAKRSDRV
- a CDS encoding type II toxin-antitoxin system VapC family toxin, with translation MIAYLYILGDGTSLAQSVYRKNPNWSVPSLWRHEFLQILSTFVKEGGMPLPHAGRIWDQAIGRFVHSEQTIHYKRALVLANEFNINTYDAQALELSQRLDITFVSQNKRLKKAMPQIVTNPETYIK
- a CDS encoding aminotransferase class V-fold PLP-dependent enzyme; amino-acid sequence: MNNSSEALRPLFQLDPEITFLNHGSYGACPKPVFETYQSYQKSLESRPIQFMQETVYDLLEKSRKALGQYIHCDPDDVVFVSNPTHAVGNIINNVSLNPGDEVLTTNLEYGSCDRMWTYDANKKGYKYIQAEIKLYVVDTASFLQEFWSFASEKTKYIFISQITSSTGMILPIPEIVAEAKKRNIQTIIDGAHVPAHIPLDITDLDPDYYTGALHKWLCCPKGVSFLYVKRERQSGIEPMVKSWGWGEELDAFKSSTQLHSDSRFVNVFQWQGTQDMSAFLTVPEAIQFQDDHDWDSVRIRCKAMIQDFRNQITAMTALPKLCPDNWLGQMATILFPMDDVAKFKQMLYNDYKIEMPTMAPNGQSGFRVSINGYNTDEDVDHLLKTLKGLL